Proteins encoded by one window of Candidatus Methylomirabilis sp.:
- a CDS encoding HPr family phosphocarrier protein: MSREVVREVEIRNRLGLHARAAAAFVQVAGRYRAEVTVELDNAAVDGKSLLGLLTLGASQGKRIRLRGRGEMAEELVAALAALVEGRFGEKE, from the coding sequence GTGAGCCGCGAGGTGGTCCGGGAGGTGGAGATCCGGAATCGGCTGGGGCTCCACGCCCGGGCGGCGGCCGCCTTCGTGCAGGTGGCCGGGCGCTACCGGGCGGAGGTGACCGTGGAGCTCGACAACGCGGCCGTGGACGGGAAGAGCCTGCTCGGCCTCCTCACGCTCGGGGCGTCGCAGGGGAAGCGGATCCGCCTCCGGGGGCGCGGGGAGATGGCGGAGGAGCTGGTCGCCGCGCTGGCCGCCCTCGTGGAGGGGCGGTTCGGGGAGAAGGAGTGA
- a CDS encoding CoA transferase, with amino-acid sequence MGGPLEGLRVLDLSRVLAGPFCSMLLGDLGADVLKVEQPGVGDETRSWGPPFHKGESAYFLAINRNKRSLTLNLKEPRGLALLARLTQASDILIQNFRPGTLARLGLGYPEAARLNGRLIYASLTAYGSTGPGAARPGYDFIAQGVGGLMSITGWPDGPPTKVGVAVVDVVAGLLLTGLILAALHRRDRTGRGEEIETSLLQAAVALLINVAGNYLVSGEVPGRWGNAHP; translated from the coding sequence ATGGGCGGGCCGCTCGAGGGGCTCCGCGTCCTGGACCTCTCCCGGGTCCTGGCCGGCCCGTTCTGCTCCATGCTCCTCGGCGACCTCGGGGCCGACGTGCTCAAGGTCGAGCAGCCCGGCGTCGGGGACGAAACCCGCTCGTGGGGTCCCCCCTTCCACAAGGGGGAGAGCGCCTACTTCCTCGCCATCAACCGGAACAAGCGAAGCCTGACCCTGAACCTGAAGGAACCCCGGGGCCTCGCCCTCCTGGCCCGACTGACCCAGGCCTCGGACATCCTCATCCAGAACTTCCGACCGGGGACCCTCGCGCGGCTGGGGCTCGGCTACCCGGAGGCGGCCCGGCTGAACGGGCGCCTCATCTACGCCTCCCTCACCGCCTACGGGTCGACCGGACCCGGGGCGGCCAGGCCCGGCTACGACTTCATCGCCCAGGGAGTCGGGGGCCTCATGAGCATCACCGGGTGGCCGGACGGGCCCCCCACGAAGGTGGGGGTGGCGGTGGTGGATGTGGTGGCGGGCCTGCTCCTGACCGGACTGATCCTGGCGGCCCTGCATCGGCGCGACCGGACGGGGCGGGGGGAGGAGATCGAGACCTCCCTGCTCCAGGCGGCCGTCGCCCTGCTCATCAATGTGGCCGGGAATTATCTGGTCTCGGGCGAGGTGCCGGGGCGCTGGGGGAACGCGCACCC
- a CDS encoding PTS fructose transporter subunit IIA, translating to MVGVVIVTHGQVGLEMLRTAQEIVGRIERAEAVTIEAAEKIERARAKIEAAIKRVSAGAGVLILTDMFGGTPSNLGLSFLDKGALEVVTGVNLPMLIKLPALREGTALRELADRLSTYGQKNILVASEFLARKATGSAGPA from the coding sequence ATGGTCGGGGTAGTCATCGTGACCCACGGGCAGGTCGGCCTGGAGATGCTCCGGACGGCGCAGGAGATCGTGGGGCGGATCGAGCGGGCCGAGGCCGTCACGATCGAGGCTGCCGAGAAGATCGAGCGGGCGCGCGCCAAGATCGAGGCGGCGATCAAGCGCGTCAGTGCCGGCGCGGGTGTCCTGATCCTGACCGACATGTTCGGCGGGACCCCCAGCAACCTGGGACTGTCCTTCCTGGACAAGGGGGCGCTCGAGGTGGTGACGGGGGTCAATCTCCCGATGCTGATCAAGCTCCCCGCTCTTCGAGAGGGGACGGCGCTCCGCGAGCTGGCCGACCGCCTGAGCACGTACGGCCAGAAGAACATCCTGGTCGCCAGCGAGTTTTTGGCCCGCAAGGCCACTGGGTCGGCCGGCCCCGCCTGA